AATATGGAACTCAGGGAACCCGCCAGCAATTGTGGCATTCAGATCGCCCGACATATCTTTTAAGTAATCAAGTACAGTACGAGATTCTAGGTCTAAACCAATAACAAGGCCTGTAACAACTAATATAGCGGCGAGTGAAGATGGGATAGCAGTAGTAAGCTTTGGTAAAAAATGAATGATCGCCATTGTTAAAGCAACAAGACCGGCCATAACATACAATTGTGAGCCTTGCATCCATTGTAACTGCCCTTCACCGTCCATAACTTTGAATTGCCCTAATTGAGCTAGGAAAATTACAATTGCCAAGCCATTTACAAAACCCAACATAACTGGGTGAGGTACCATTCGAATAAATTTACCGAGCTTAAATATACCTGCCAAAATTTGTAGAACGCCCATGAGCAGAACGGTTGCAAATAAGTATTCGACTCCATGTTCAATAACCAAGCTTACCATTACAACAGCTAATGCACCCGTTGCACCTGAGATCATGCCAGGTCGGCCGCCAAAAATAGACGTAATTAAGCCGACGATAAAGGCCGCATAAAGGCCAACTAAGGGATCAACATGCGCAACAAATGCGAATGCCACAGCTTCAGGTACCAATGCCAATGCAACGGTTAAACCGGAAAGGATATCGTTTTTAGCAGAGCTTGGTGCTTTGCCTATCAGATTAAACATTCATTTCCTCGATGTGTTAGATGTGTATTTTTAATAATTATGAACAGAAAAGCGCTGGATTATAGCGAAATCCAGCGCTTTTAACAAATTGACTACATCAGACCAGTGTAGTCGAAAAACGTGACAAAGTTTTTAAAGGGGTAAAGCTGTAGTTCTCTTAACACACGTCATAGTCACATTTGAATGAACTTCTTGTACATATTCTAAGTTAAGCAAATTGTCGCGTACAAATCGCTCGTAGCCGTCTATGCCTTTTGAAATGATCCGCAACATAAAATCCATTGTTCCAGCCATGGTGTAACATTCAGTTACTTCGTCATAACTTAGGATAAGTTCTTCAAATTCAGCTAAATTATTTCGTCCATGATTTGATAAAC
The Pseudoalteromonas phenolica genome window above contains:
- a CDS encoding Lrp/AsnC family transcriptional regulator, which encodes MSLNQVDRQILALIQQDASLSTAEIADKVGLSQSPCWRRIAKLEQDGYIKGKVALLDDKKLGFDMLVYANVRLSNHGRNNLAEFEELILSYDEVTECYTMAGTMDFMLRIISKGIDGYERFVRDNLLNLEYVQEVHSNVTMTCVKRTTALPL